TCCAGATGGTGTAGACGTCCTCGTACTTCTCGTAGAACTCCTCCTTGAGGAAGAGCGCGTCCTGGTGCCACGGCTTCTCCGAGCCGACCTCCGAGGGCTTCGCCCACAGGTAGGTGTTGTAGAAGTCGCCCGCGACGCCGTGCAGCGGCCGGACGACACCCTCGTTGAGGTTGATCAGCTCCGGGATCGAGGCCAGTTCGGGCGAGTGCTCATGGGCCATGCCCACCACCCGCACCTTGCCGGGGATGCACTCCTTGCCGGCGGCGCGCGCGGCCCATCCGCCGCCCTCGCCGTCCGACTCCAGCTGCCATCCGAAGGTGCTGTAACGCATGTCCTCGGTCCGCCGGATCAGATCCGAGCAGCCGCGGCGCATCAGATCGAGGGCTGGTTCGGGCACCAGGTCGTCGAGCTGGATGACGCCGCGCTCCTCCAGTTCGCCGGCGAGGTCTGCGATCGACGGGCTGAGGGGCATCGGCTCCACCTTTCTGTACGCGCACGGGCGTGCGACGTCAAGAACTCTGTGTGTGACTCGACTATGTGCAAGCGGCCGGTGCACCGGCAACGGAACGGCCGCGGACGGTTCGGGGCAGGCCCCAAATGGCATAGGGGGCAGGGGGCTTGGTGGGCTCTAGGGTGGGTGCACCGATGACGTCGGGGGTTGGAGGAGTCGCATGACGGGAACGGGGTCGGCGTCCGTTTCGGCGGTGATCGTCGACTGGGGCGGCGTGCTGACGCAGTCCTTCGACGAGGCGATCGCGGTGTGGGCCGCCGCCGAGGGAGTGGCGGCAGGGGAGTTCGGCGCGGTGCTCGGGCGGCTGCTGGGGCCGGACGCGGTACCGGACGGCGGGCCCAATCCCTTCCACCGGGTCGAGCGGGGCGAACTGCCGGTCGCGGAATTCGAGTCCGCGCTCGCCGCGCTCCTGCGACGCACCGACGGGGCGCCGGTGCCGGCCGAGGGCCTGGTGCAGCGCATGTTCGCGCCCTTCGCCATGGATCCCGCGATGACCGGGCTGCTGCGCCGGGTGCGGAGTGCGGGGGTCCCCGTGGCACTGCTCTCCAACTCCTGGGGCCACCGGTACGACCGCGAGGGCTGGGAGGACCTGTTCGACGCGGTGGTGATCTCCTGCGAGGTGGGGATGCGCAAGCCGGAACCGGAGATCTTCCGGCACACCGCCGGCCTGCTGGGCCGCCGGCCGCAGGAGTGCGTGTTCGTGGACGACCTGGGCCGCAACGTGCGGGCCGCGTCCGCCCTGGGGATGGCCACCGTCCACCACCGGGCCGCGGCGGAGACCGAGGGCGCCCTGGTCCGGCAGCTCGCCGGTCTGTCCGCGATCTCCGGGCGGGCCTGACGGCCCGGGAGTCCGGTGACCGGGGGCGGCCTTTGGTGGGCTCAGGCGGCGGCCCGGGGAGCCGCCGGGGTGCCGATGGACTGCGCCGCCGCGTGCTGGCGCATCCGGCCCACCAGTTCGTCGAGCCGGCTCTCGGCCGGCCCCGTACAGTCCAGCAGCCGGCGGGCGGCGGCGGACAGCGAGGTTCCGCGTGCGGTGCTGTAGACCAGCGGCAGCCCGCAGCCCTTCTCCAGCCGGTGGATGCGCCGGGTCAGCGCGGGCTGGGTGACCAGCAGGGTGGCGGCGGCGCGGTTCAGGCTGCCGATCCGGTGGATCACCCGCAGCAGATGCAGGTGCTCCGCCTCGAAGTGGTTGTCCGATTCCGGCCCCGCCCAGTGGAGTTCGGACAGCAGGACGGGAAGCGGGGCGTCGGCGTCGGACGGCGAGATGTCGGCCTCGGTCCTGGTCCGTATCGGGCGCCCCGGCCCTTCGGTGAGCGGAGGGAACGAGGCGGAGGCGGCGTACACGGGATTCCGCTTCGCCGCGCGCTGCGCGTAGCCGTACCGCAGCCAGGTGCAGAGCTCGTGGGCGAGCGTCAGCGGGACGACGAGCGGGTCCACGGCCAGCGAGAGCCGGCGGACCAGCCGCTGGCGCAACGGCCGCAGCACCAGGCTCAGTTCGTGCTCCGGTTCCGGCGAGAGCGGGGAGACGAGCGCGACGCCGTAGCCCCGGCCGACCAGCTCGAGAGCCGCGCTCTGCGAGCGGACCGTGAAGCTGACCCGGGGAGCGGGCGAGAGCAGGGAGAAGGCCCAGCCCTGGTCGTCGCAGGCGTCACCGCCCACGGTGGCCACCCACTCCGCGTCCGCCAGGTCGTGCAGGTCGAGTGCCTCCCGCCGGGCGAGCGGATGGTCCCTGGGCAGCGCGACCCACTGCGGCTCGTCCACGACGGTGCGCACCAGCGCCTCGCTGCGCCGCAGTCCCGGCCTCCGGGTGGTCTCCCAGCCGCAGGCGGCGTCGACCGCGTAGCGCTCGAACCGCTGCCAGACATCACGGCTGTCACCCGGCACGACGTCGAACACCGCTTCGGGGAAACGATCCGCCAGGTCACGGCCCATGCCGTAGGCCCGTTCCGTGCCCACCGCGAACTGCACGACCGGCAGCCGCTCCTCCGTGTCCGTGCGGTGGTGGGACGTGGCCATCGCGAAATCGATCGCGCCCACCAGCCGCCGCCCCGCGTGCAGCAGGGCGTGCCCGGCCTCGGTGAGCTCGGTGCCCGTGGAACTGCGTGACACCAGCGGGGTGCGCAGCCGCCGCTCCAGCTTGATCAGACGGCGGCTCGCGGACGACTGGGTCATCCGGCCGCCCCGTTCCACCGCGTGCAGGCTCCCGTGGTCGGAAACCGCTTGCAGCAGGGCCACATCCGAACGCCGAAGATCGAACATCCAGCACCCCTCTTGCCGTCGGACCGTCCCACCCGTCGCGGCGGGAGGGGCGGAGCGGGCCTCGCGTGACGTACGTCTCGCCACCGTAAGGCCGTCCGAGGGCTTCGAGGAGCCGCCGTCAGGTAGTTGGCCGGATCGTGGGGGTGACCCGTCCGGAGCTGATCGGAGCCTCCGTATCCGGCTGCCCGGCGGAGCGCGGGAACGCCAGTGCCGCGGCGATCCCGGCGGCGGCCAGCACCGTCGCCCCCACGAAGACCGTCGTGTACGAGGAGGCGGCCGGATACCCCTGGGTACTCGTCGTGACGGCCAGGACCATGAAGCTGACCTGCACGCCGAACGAACCCCCGAGGTTGCGGAGCACGCTGTTGATCCCGACCGTCACCGCCGTCGAACCGCTCGGCGAGGCGAGCGTGAGCAGCTCCGCCATGGCACCGCCCAGCAGGCCGGTGCCCAGTCCGGTCAGGGCCGTGCCCAGGGCCAGACCGGTGGCCGTTCCCGTCATGAGGGCGAACACGGCGGGAGAGGCGGCGAAGAGCACCGTACTCGTGATCATCACGGCCCGCGCGGTCATCCGGCCGGACTGCCGCAGCCAGCCGGACAACAGCCCGCCGGTGACGGCGGCGACCTGCATCGGCAGCATCACCAGCACGGTGAGGGCGCCGTCGGCGGAAAGCCCGTACCCCGTGGAGCGAGGGGCGTCGGCGAGCACCGGGGCGAGGATGCCCGTCTGGAACATCACCAGACCCGTCAGCAGGCTCACCACGTTGAGGGTCCAGATCGGGCGGCGGCCCAGCAACCGGGTGTCGATCGCCGGCTGCGCCGACCGCTGCTCCACCCGCACGAGGGCCACGCAGCCCGCCGCCCCGGCCAGCAGCAGCACCGCCCCGGTGGAGGAGCCGAGCCCCTCCCGGCCGTACTGGCTCAGGGCCAGCAGCAGACAGGCGCTCACCGCGCTCAGCAGGAGCAGACCGGGGATGTCGACCCGGGTGCCGGCTCTGCGCGGAGTCTCGGGCAGTACCGCGAGGCCCGCCACCAGGAGGACGACCGCCAGCACGCCCGCGGTGACGAACAGCCCCCGGAACGCGGCGGCCCCGTCCCCGAAGACGCCGACCAGCAGGATGCCGATGCCGCCCCCGGTCCCGAAGGCCGCCGACAGCACCCCGGAGGGCCCGGCCAGCGACTGCCCGGGGAAGCCCTCCCGCAGCAGGCCGATGGCGAGCGGGAAGAGCCCGGCCGCGACGCCCTGCACGAGCCGTGCGACGAGCAGGACGGTGAACGACTGCGCGGCGGCGGCCACGACGGCGGCCACCGCCACGACGGCGAGCACCGCGACCAGCACCACCCGGCGGCCGTAGAGGTCCCCGAGGCGTCCCACCACGGGGGTGGCGACACAGCCGACCAGTAGATGCCCGGAGACGATCCACGCCGCGTCCGTGCCGGAGACCCCGAAGGCGTGCTGGATCTGCGGCAGCAGCGTGGCGACGCCCAGCTGGAGCAGCGAGAAGAGCCCGCAGGCCCCCGCGAGCACGGCGAGGGCCGCACGCCGCCCGGTGGACGGCGTGCGGTCGTGTGCCTTGTTCAACGCTGCTCGCTGGTGACCGGCTCCGCCAGCGACGTCACCTCGGCGGATTCGAAGCGGTGGCAGTAGTGGCCCATGCGGGAGACCGGGTAACTCGTGCCGATCGCCGCCATGGTGAACGCCTTGAGGTCCCCGGCCACCGGCCGGTAGCGCCCGTTCGCCCCGAAGCTCTGGTCGCCGTATCCGACCCGGACCCGGCGGGGCTCCAGTGCTCCGCCGGTGAAGTACGCCGGCCAGTCGTGGGCGTACTCGGCGGACTTGCCCTGCTCGGGCGCGTACTCCGGCCGGAGCATGATGTCCTGCTGGAACCGGAGCACGTCGTCCAGCCGGGCGTCCTGGTCCGGATGCAGACCGAGGGTGCCGAGGTACTCCCGCAGTTCGGCCTGGAACCGGTCGAAGTCGCGGGCGACGCGGAGCCAGCCCCAGTTGTCGATGGTCCAGCCCCGGCGCTTGCCGTACGGGGCCAGATCGGCGGCCATGTCGGGCTGACTGGCGACCAGGTTGGCCAGCGGCAGCGTGGGGATGTCGATGTAGTCGTGGTACAGGCTGCGCATCCGCAGGTACAGCGCGCCCAGGACACTGTCCGGGCGGCCGGCGAAGTAGTTCTGCAGCCCCTCGTAGAAGCGGGTGTAGCCGATCCCGTGCTCCTGCCGCAGGAAGATCGACAGATAGCGGGTGTAGCAGCCGTTGTGCAGGAACTGCACCGACTGGATGAAGCTGAAGCACTCGACCCAGTCGGCGCGTGGCATGGCGTTGGTCTCCATGACCATCTGCACGGTCTCCGCCTCGTCGTCGGGCGTGCCCTCGCGCTCCACGTACATCCGCTTCGGGACCGTGCGCAGCCCGTACTGGGCTATCTTCTCCGGGGTGTTGAGCGGAGCGTTGGGCAGGATGGCCAGCTCGTAGACCCGCAGATCCTCGTGGTTGCCGGCCTCCAGCAGTGAGCCGATGCCGTCGCGGAACGAGCGCGCGGTCTCCAGCGGCAGGCCCAGGATCAGCTCCGTGTAGGTGTGGATGTTCTCCGCCGCGTACCGCTGCTGGAGCTTGCGGTAGTTGTCCAGGCCGATGTTCTTGCGGTCGATGGCTTCCAGGACGTCCATGTCGGTGCTCTGCATCGACAGCGTGGTGCCCATCAGCAGATCGGCGTCGTGCCAGGTTTTGCTGATGTCGAAGACCCGGTCGTTGGAGTTCTTGGCGAAGTTGACCCGGACCTGCCTCGGGGCCCCCAGCTCGCCCCGGGTCTCCGCCAGGGCGTGCGCGATCTCCAGGTCGCGCGGCATGATGCCGAAGTTGGCATCACAGATGAACAGGTCCTCCACGTCGTGGCGGGCGAACCACTCGATCTCGTCCTGCAGACGTTCGTCCTCGAACTTCCGCAGCGTGCTCATCGTCGCCGAGCCCCAGTCGCAGAACGAGCAGGAGTACGGGCAGCCCCGGTTGGTCTCCCACAGGGCGTAGAAGCGCAGTCCCCGCTCCCGGCAGGTGGCCACGGCGCCGTCCATCACCCCCAGGAGATACGGGCTCGGGGTGTCGATCAGCCGCGGCAGACGTACGGCCTTCGGCCCGGCCACCGCCGACACGCCCCGGCGCACCGAGACGCCCGGCACCGTCGCGTAGTCCGGACCCGCGGTCAGGCGCTCCGCCAGCAGCCCGCGGAACGCCACCTCGCCCTCGCCGTGGGCCAGCACGTCCACGTACGGGTGCCGCTCGAAGAAGTCCCCCGGCCGGTCGGGGACATGCGGTCCGCCGGCCACCACCAGCACGTTCGGGTAGCGCTCCTTGACCAGCTTCGCCACCTTCATCTGGCGGCGGAAGTTCCACACGTAGCAGGACAGGGCCAGGACATCGGGCTCGACGATGCCGTCCGCCATCTCCTGGACCGGCGCGACCAGGAAGACGGGCTCCTGGAAGTCGTAGGCGGCGGCGATCTTCTCGTCCTGCTCCGCGTAGGTGCGCAGCAGCCCGGCCACCAGGGGCAGGAAGGGAAACGCGTTGAGGCCGATGAAGTACACCTTGCGGCCGTGGCTGGTGAGTTCGGCGGACATGCTGGTCACGGCTCCTCGTGGTCGGACGGTTCTCGCGGTGGGTACCGGGCCGGTCGGTCCTACTTCGTACTGGGGACGCGCTCCGGCTCCCAGGGGCGCGACCAGTCCGCGCCGCCCCGGATGGCGCGGAGCATCTCGTCGAAGGCGCTGTCGTCGGAGTAGTAGAAGACCGACGGGTCGGCGCCGGAGGTCACTCCGGGTGTGGCGCGGGAGCTTGCCCCCGCCAGCAGGTCGGCGAGCCGGTGGTAGAAGGTCTCCAGCGGCAGGCGGGTCGGGAACAGGGCGTGGTAGCAGTCGAACAGCTCCGGATCGTCGCTGATCAGCTGCGACCGGCTCTCGTCGTACAGATCCGTGCCGGGCAGCGGGGTCAGCACCGAGAAGCTCGGCATGTCGACCTGGAGCTCCTCCACGGTGTGGCTGAGCCGGGCGAAGTCCTCGTCGAGCCAGTTGGGCTGCACGATGAAGTTGGCCCGCACCTTGACCCCGTTGGCGTGGAACATGTCCAGCGCCCGCCGGGTCTGGCCCGGGTCGGTTCCCTTGCGGTAGCCCGACAGTTCGTCGTCCGTCATCGACTCCGCACCGACCAGCACCGAGTCCAGACCGACCTCGGCCCAGCGGGCGATCACATCGGGCCTGCGCAGCGCCGTGTCGGTCCGCACGTACATGTGGAACCGCTTGCGGAAACCGGCCTTGTCGATGGCGTCGGCCAGCTCCAGCATGCGTCCGGGCTGGATGAACGCCTCGTCGTCCACGACGTACAGGTTCCGGCCCTCGATGTCGGCCATCTCCGCGAGCACCCGGTCGATGTCCTTCACCAGGTAACGCCGGTCCGTCATCCGCCACAGCGAACAGAACTTGCAGGTGTACGGACAGCCGGCGGTGAAGCGGATCAGCGACACCGGGCGGTACACCGAGTGGAAGTAGTCCCCGCGGTGGTGGGAGAGCAGCGAACGGTCGGGCATCGGCAGGTTGTTGAGCGCCGCCGGCTTGGGACGGCGGTCGCGCTCCAGACCGGTGCGCGCGTCGTACGGGGCGAGCCCCGACACGGGCGAGGGAGAACGGCCGGCCTCCAGCTCGGCGGCCAGATGGCTGAGTGCGGCGCCGCCCTCACCGGCCACGATCCAGTCGGCCGAGAAGCCGTTCAGCCACTCCGCCGACACCGTCGGATGGTGGCCGCCCAGCACGATCGGGACGTCCGGCCACAGCCGCCGGGCCTCCCGGCTCACTTCCCGCGAGACGTGCACGCTGGTCGTGTACGGGATGGCCACACCGATCAGGTCGGGCGGCTCGTGCGTCTGCGCGTACGTCTCCAACGACGGGTCCAGCCGCAGATCGTGGATGGTCACGTCGTGGTCGCCGCGCAGCGCGCCGCCGAGGTACTCCAGCGGCAGCGGCTCGCAGCAGCTCAGCCGGTCGCTGAGGAGGGCCCGTTCGTTACGAGGCCACACCAGCAAGACCCTCATCGGATCCCTCCCTTTCGTTGGTCCCGTTCCCCGTGCCGGCGCCCCGGGCCGGCGGCCCGTCCTGGCAGAAGACGGAGGTCGCGATGGCGTGCAGCCGCTCGGACTGGATACGGAGGTCCTCGCTGCCCAGGGCGGCGGCGAACATCCGGCTCATGGCGGTGCCTTCGTGGATGCCCCGCTTGGGCCGCCAGGCGACCTCCGCGGGCAGGACCTCGGCGGCGGCGCTGCGCAGCACCCACTTCGCCGTGCCCTCGCGGACCTTCAGCCGTCCCCGGATGCCGAGGGCCGACGCCATCACCTCGCGCGTCCAGTACGGGTAGCGGACGACGATGTCGCGGGTGTCGGCGAAGGCGGGGCCGAACTCGTTGCTCCGGGCCGTCGCGGCGGTCTGCGCGACCACCGCCCGCTCGATGTCCGCCTCGCCGCCGGTGCCGCCGAGGCCGGCGAACAGCAGGTCGGCGCCGTAGCCGGAGAGCAGCACCTGACGCCGGTCGGCGGCCATGGTGGTCAGCAGGAAGCAGGCGGGCGCGGCGATCTGGAGCGTCAGCAGGTCCCAGGTCTCCAGTGCGCGGATCATGTCCGGCAGCAGCTCCGTGAGCTGGTCGGGGCCGAACATCAGCTCGTGGTGCTTGCTGCCCAGACGCTCGGCGAACCACGCGGCCTGCTCGAACTCGTCGCCGAACGGCGTGCCCACGGTGTACGTGTGCAGTTCCGCACCGGAGGTCTCCCGGGCCGCCAGCGCCGCGACCGTCGAGGAGTCCACCCCGCCGCTCAGCATGACGCCGATCTCGTCGACACCGGCGGCCAGTTGGGCCACCGAAGCGCCCAGCGCGGCGCGTACGGCGGCCACCGCCTCCTGCGGGTCGGTCGCCGTGGGCTTCTCCGGCAGCGCGCGCACCTGACGGGTGGAGACCGGCTCGGTGCCGTACGTGTCGACGGCCAGCGTCACCGCGGTGTTCGCGGGGACCGACGTCACCCCCGCGAAGCGCCCGCCGGGCAGCAGCGACTGCGCCGCGTCTCCCAGCACCGGGGCCCCGGCGAGCAGCGGCAGCACCGCTCCGGCCGAGGTGGCGACCAGCAGGGTGTCGTCGGCGGCGCGCGCGTAGTGCAGCGGGCAGGTGGCGCCCACATCGCTCCACAGGGTGGCCCGGCCGTCGCGTACCAGCACCGCGCAGTAGCGCGCGTAGCACCGCTCGGTCCAGGACAGCAGTTCGTCGAGCGGGGCGTGGACCGGCGGGGCCTCCTCGGTCAGCCGGTCGCCGTGCACGATCAGCGCGTCCGCGCCCTCGCGCACCACCAGCGTGCTCAGTCCACGGCCCGTGCCCAGGGCTTGGAACTCCACCGGGCCCGAGTGGCAGCGCAGCAGGAAACCGGCCATGTCAGTACACCCCTTCGACGCGTCGTCCTTCGGTGAATTCCGGGGAGTACGGATCCCCCAGCCAGGGCCAGGGGTAGCGCTCGGCGGCCACCCCGTACGGGCGCACCCGGCGCGCCCGGTCGCGCTCCAGGAAGCCCGGCACCAGCGCGTCGTCGGTCAGCCGCCAGACCCGCACCCGGCCTTCCTCGCCGTACGGCACCTCGGCGCCGTGCTCGTCGATGACGTCCAGCGCGACGTGCGGCCGGCAGGGGACGTAGACCACCCGGTGGTCGTCCTCCGCCTCGAACGGCTTCTGCCAGTTGATGCCGGTGGTCGACGTGCCGTACATCCCGACGACCGGCACCCCGGGGAAGACCTCCTCGCGCAGCTGGCGGTGGGCGTCGGGCTCCATCGTCGTACCGGCGTGCACGATGGCCCGCACTCCGACCAGCGCCTCGGTGCCCAGCCGCTCGGGGAGCATGTCCAGCAGCCGTGAGGTGCAGAAGACCACCCCGATGTCCTGCGCCCGGACCACTTCCGCCACCTGGTCCCAGATGTGCTCGACGTACCGGTCGTACGCGGCCGTCATGCCCTCCTCGCCGAAGATCTTCACGATCCGGGGGTCGAGGTCGATCGAGAAGCACATGCCGCCGCGGCGTTCCGCGAACGCGACGACGAGCCGGCCCGTGGTGTGCGGGCCCATCGGTCCGACGAACAGCCAGTTGGTGTTCCTCGGCACTCCGTGCAGATCCAGGAACTCGTCGGAGAACTCCAGGATGTCCGCCCAGTAACGGGCGCCCCAGGTGCCGTGCTTGGCGGGCCCGGTGGTGCCGCCGGTCTGCGCGGCCCAGAGCGGGCCGCCCTCGCCGAGCACCGACCGCGGGACGAAGTTCTCCAGCGGGGTCCGCCGCGACGCCTCCTCGTAGTGCATCTGGTCGGCGCCGTCCGTCAGCCCGAGCAGGGTGATGGCGTCCTGGAGGCTGCGGACCTTCTCCAGGGCGTTGGTGCCCAGGCGCCGGTCCCGCTCCAGCCAGTAGGGGGTGCCATGCCGGGGGTCTAAGTGGAGGCGGACGGTCCGGCGAACGTCGTCATCGGTGATCGGACGGAGCACCGACTCGCTCGGACTTCGCATGGCGGATCCCTCTTCTCTGATGCTGTTCCTGCCGCCGGTCACGCGGAGGTGCCCGGCAGAACTGCCTTCTTCTTGAACAGGAAGTCGGCCAGATACCCCTCGTGCGGATCGTGGGGGTCGTAGCCGCGGTCGAACTGCTCGCCGCCGAAGACCTTGTCGACGCCCGGCTCCTCGGCGAGCGCCCGTACCAGCCCGCCCGCCTCGCCGACCACGGACACGATCAGCGAACCCGCGCAGGCCGCGACCGCCTTCGAGCGGGGGACGTGCGCCACCGCCGTGAACGGGAACGGCAGTTCCGTCCCGAACAGCGGCGAACCCGCGTCCAGCAGCAGCACCGTGGGACGCAGATACGCCACCCCGTCGAGATCCACCCGGAGCGGCACCCCGGTGGCGGCCTCGGTGACGTCGACCGCGCCGGCCGCGATCTCCCGCTCGATCCGGGTCGCCAGCGCGTCCCGCGCGGCGCGGTCCGGGAAGGCGGGCACGGCGGCCGACGGGTCGTCGAGCGGCAGCACCGGACGCGTCGCGAACTCCCGCGCGAGCTGCCCGGCCGCCTCCTCGGCGTCGCCGAGCACGACGAGGGAGCTGATGTTGGTGCACAGCCGCCCGCAGCCGGCGAACGCCTCCCGGGCCAGCCGCTCCCAGGCGTCCTTCGGCCCGTCGGCACCGACGAGCGCCCGGCTGCGGCCGTAGTGATACGTCTTGACCTTCCCCGGAGCGAGGTCGCCGGGGACCTCCTCGCCGGGCCACAGCACCTGGTCGGCCAGCCGGCGCAGGGCCGGCGCGTCGCCGTGCACCAGCGAGACCGCGTTGTCCGGCAGCCCGGCCGCGTACAGCGCCTCGGTGAACAGCGTCGCGGTGAACGGGTCCCGGGCCGAGGTGCTCAGCAGCACCGGACGGCGTGCGGCCAGGGCCTGGAGCCACTCGACGCCGATGGTCGGGAAGTTGTCGGGCACCCGCACGTGCACGGACCGCCCGGCGGGCCGCCAGCTCCACCGCGGGTCGTCGCCGCCCGTCCGGTACGCGGCGACGGTGCCGTCCGGGGACTGCGCGGCGAGGATCTCCTCCATGCGCCCCAGGTCCTCGGCGACCGTACGGACCCCGCGCGCCGCCCGCCGCGACGGGAGACCCGTCGCCGCGGACAGCGCCCGCAGCCACGGGTCGAGCTCGCCGCCGTCCAGCCGGGCGCTGACCCGGGCGGCGGCGTCGCGCAGCAGACCGAACCAGGCGTCGTCGGCGATCCCGCGCAGTACCCGGGCCGTCTTCTCCGCCTCCTGCGCCATCCCGAACTGGACCAGCCGCCCGGCGTTGCCCAGCCGGGCCACCTGCCGCCCGGCACCGTCGTCCAGCCGTCCCGGCCGGTTCGACATCACCGGCCGGGAGCCGGAGTACGCCGGGACGTCCAGGGTGCCCGCAGTGCCCGGGACAGCCGGGGAGGCCGTCCCGGCCGCTGTCGTGAGCATCGTCACTGGACCTCCGGGACCAGGGCCGCGGGCTCCTTGGCCATCGGTGCGCCACCGTCCATCAGACCGAGGCGCGTCTGCACGGTCTTCAGGTTGGCGAGGAAGGCGATGCGCTTGTACTGGCCGTCCTTACGGGTCGGGGTCATGTCGTCGTAGAGCTTCCACAGCTCGTCGATGGAGGCCCCCGGGCTGGAGGTCACCGGGACGTG
The Streptomyces sp. NBC_00234 DNA segment above includes these coding regions:
- a CDS encoding LysR family transcriptional regulator, with product MFDLRRSDVALLQAVSDHGSLHAVERGGRMTQSSASRRLIKLERRLRTPLVSRSSTGTELTEAGHALLHAGRRLVGAIDFAMATSHHRTDTEERLPVVQFAVGTERAYGMGRDLADRFPEAVFDVVPGDSRDVWQRFERYAVDAACGWETTRRPGLRRSEALVRTVVDEPQWVALPRDHPLARREALDLHDLADAEWVATVGGDACDDQGWAFSLLSPAPRVSFTVRSQSAALELVGRGYGVALVSPLSPEPEHELSLVLRPLRQRLVRRLSLAVDPLVVPLTLAHELCTWLRYGYAQRAAKRNPVYAASASFPPLTEGPGRPIRTRTEADISPSDADAPLPVLLSELHWAGPESDNHFEAEHLHLLRVIHRIGSLNRAAATLLVTQPALTRRIHRLEKGCGLPLVYSTARGTSLSAAARRLLDCTGPAESRLDELVGRMRQHAAAQSIGTPAAPRAAA
- a CDS encoding B12-binding domain-containing radical SAM protein, which codes for MRVLLVWPRNERALLSDRLSCCEPLPLEYLGGALRGDHDVTIHDLRLDPSLETYAQTHEPPDLIGVAIPYTTSVHVSREVSREARRLWPDVPIVLGGHHPTVSAEWLNGFSADWIVAGEGGAALSHLAAELEAGRSPSPVSGLAPYDARTGLERDRRPKPAALNNLPMPDRSLLSHHRGDYFHSVYRPVSLIRFTAGCPYTCKFCSLWRMTDRRYLVKDIDRVLAEMADIEGRNLYVVDDEAFIQPGRMLELADAIDKAGFRKRFHMYVRTDTALRRPDVIARWAEVGLDSVLVGAESMTDDELSGYRKGTDPGQTRRALDMFHANGVKVRANFIVQPNWLDEDFARLSHTVEELQVDMPSFSVLTPLPGTDLYDESRSQLISDDPELFDCYHALFPTRLPLETFYHRLADLLAGASSRATPGVTSGADPSVFYYSDDSAFDEMLRAIRGGADWSRPWEPERVPSTK
- a CDS encoding B12-binding domain-containing radical SAM protein — protein: MSAELTSHGRKVYFIGLNAFPFLPLVAGLLRTYAEQDEKIAAAYDFQEPVFLVAPVQEMADGIVEPDVLALSCYVWNFRRQMKVAKLVKERYPNVLVVAGGPHVPDRPGDFFERHPYVDVLAHGEGEVAFRGLLAERLTAGPDYATVPGVSVRRGVSAVAGPKAVRLPRLIDTPSPYLLGVMDGAVATCRERGLRFYALWETNRGCPYSCSFCDWGSATMSTLRKFEDERLQDEIEWFARHDVEDLFICDANFGIMPRDLEIAHALAETRGELGAPRQVRVNFAKNSNDRVFDISKTWHDADLLMGTTLSMQSTDMDVLEAIDRKNIGLDNYRKLQQRYAAENIHTYTELILGLPLETARSFRDGIGSLLEAGNHEDLRVYELAILPNAPLNTPEKIAQYGLRTVPKRMYVEREGTPDDEAETVQMVMETNAMPRADWVECFSFIQSVQFLHNGCYTRYLSIFLRQEHGIGYTRFYEGLQNYFAGRPDSVLGALYLRMRSLYHDYIDIPTLPLANLVASQPDMAADLAPYGKRRGWTIDNWGWLRVARDFDRFQAELREYLGTLGLHPDQDARLDDVLRFQQDIMLRPEYAPEQGKSAEYAHDWPAYFTGGALEPRRVRVGYGDQSFGANGRYRPVAGDLKAFTMAAIGTSYPVSRMGHYCHRFESAEVTSLAEPVTSEQR
- a CDS encoding HAD family hydrolase encodes the protein MTGTGSASVSAVIVDWGGVLTQSFDEAIAVWAAAEGVAAGEFGAVLGRLLGPDAVPDGGPNPFHRVERGELPVAEFESALAALLRRTDGAPVPAEGLVQRMFAPFAMDPAMTGLLRRVRSAGVPVALLSNSWGHRYDREGWEDLFDAVVISCEVGMRKPEPEIFRHTAGLLGRRPQECVFVDDLGRNVRAASALGMATVHHRAAAETEGALVRQLAGLSAISGRA
- a CDS encoding phytanoyl-CoA dioxygenase family protein gives rise to the protein MPLSPSIADLAGELEERGVIQLDDLVPEPALDLMRRGCSDLIRRTEDMRYSTFGWQLESDGEGGGWAARAAGKECIPGKVRVVGMAHEHSPELASIPELINLNEGVVRPLHGVAGDFYNTYLWAKPSEVGSEKPWHQDALFLKEEFYEKYEDVYTIWIAVDDAREDNGCLQFLPGSHRERVAYKPDGINQDDLFASPREPTLDIGRIWPELTPVTLPRRAGSAVLFGGYTAHTSAPNTTDDDRRAVSYVYSLPRRDKGAAGAAR
- a CDS encoding asparagine synthase C-terminal domain-containing protein yields the protein MAGFLLRCHSGPVEFQALGTGRGLSTLVVREGADALIVHGDRLTEEAPPVHAPLDELLSWTERCYARYCAVLVRDGRATLWSDVGATCPLHYARAADDTLLVATSAGAVLPLLAGAPVLGDAAQSLLPGGRFAGVTSVPANTAVTLAVDTYGTEPVSTRQVRALPEKPTATDPQEAVAAVRAALGASVAQLAAGVDEIGVMLSGGVDSSTVAALAARETSGAELHTYTVGTPFGDEFEQAAWFAERLGSKHHELMFGPDQLTELLPDMIRALETWDLLTLQIAAPACFLLTTMAADRRQVLLSGYGADLLFAGLGGTGGEADIERAVVAQTAATARSNEFGPAFADTRDIVVRYPYWTREVMASALGIRGRLKVREGTAKWVLRSAAAEVLPAEVAWRPKRGIHEGTAMSRMFAAALGSEDLRIQSERLHAIATSVFCQDGPPARGAGTGNGTNEREGSDEGLAGVAS
- a CDS encoding AMP-binding protein, giving the protein MRSPSESVLRPITDDDVRRTVRLHLDPRHGTPYWLERDRRLGTNALEKVRSLQDAITLLGLTDGADQMHYEEASRRTPLENFVPRSVLGEGGPLWAAQTGGTTGPAKHGTWGARYWADILEFSDEFLDLHGVPRNTNWLFVGPMGPHTTGRLVVAFAERRGGMCFSIDLDPRIVKIFGEEGMTAAYDRYVEHIWDQVAEVVRAQDIGVVFCTSRLLDMLPERLGTEALVGVRAIVHAGTTMEPDAHRQLREEVFPGVPVVGMYGTSTTGINWQKPFEAEDDHRVVYVPCRPHVALDVIDEHGAEVPYGEEGRVRVWRLTDDALVPGFLERDRARRVRPYGVAAERYPWPWLGDPYSPEFTEGRRVEGVY
- a CDS encoding MFS transporter, yielding MNKAHDRTPSTGRRAALAVLAGACGLFSLLQLGVATLLPQIQHAFGVSGTDAAWIVSGHLLVGCVATPVVGRLGDLYGRRVVLVAVLAVVAVAAVVAAAAQSFTVLLVARLVQGVAAGLFPLAIGLLREGFPGQSLAGPSGVLSAAFGTGGGIGILLVGVFGDGAAAFRGLFVTAGVLAVVLLVAGLAVLPETPRRAGTRVDIPGLLLLSAVSACLLLALSQYGREGLGSSTGAVLLLAGAAGCVALVRVEQRSAQPAIDTRLLGRRPIWTLNVVSLLTGLVMFQTGILAPVLADAPRSTGYGLSADGALTVLVMLPMQVAAVTGGLLSGWLRQSGRMTARAVMITSTVLFAASPAVFALMTGTATGLALGTALTGLGTGLLGGAMAELLTLASPSGSTAVTVGINSVLRNLGGSFGVQVSFMVLAVTTSTQGYPAASSYTTVFVGATVLAAAGIAAALAFPRSAGQPDTEAPISSGRVTPTIRPTT